In one Conger conger chromosome 5, fConCon1.1, whole genome shotgun sequence genomic region, the following are encoded:
- the epb41l2 gene encoding band 4.1-like protein 2 isoform X4: MTTEAGSETEVKKEPEKAEEQPAVPEQETAAEPAQEAQPDPPAEDKPDEEEKEKEEEDKTSPEKKKEKEQSTGKGISRFLPPWLKKQKSQSQEGLKDSAPKEEVKPPEGTEAPAEEAQPEKEEKHSIGSADTQPAKEEKGEDTLEKDTEQKEPEESQTEVKKEEEQIVKPEGKADKSPLKLTKKMKMVVCQVTMLDGTQFPCEVEKRAKGQYLFFKVCEHLNLLEKDYFSLSYKDPTDQKCWLDPMKEIKRQIRNSPWQFAFNVKFYPPDPSQLTEDITRYLLCLQLREDMASGRLPCSFVTHALLGSYALQAELGDHDPDEHRLDYISDFQFAPSQTKEMEEKVVELHKTHRGLTPAQADAQFLENAKKLSMYGVDLHHAKDSEGVDIMLGVCANGLLIYKDRLRINRFAWPKILKISYKRSNFYIKIRPGETEQFESTVGFKLPNHRAAKKVWKVCVEHHTFFRLMSPEQPPKAKFLTLGSKFRYSGRTQAQTRQASTLIDRPAPYFERTSSKRVSRSLDGAPMVNMSDQGDSLVPGLSVSAADKENGRDPSLELPSDSKKTPPRTDGTLPDSKEEDKSADDKQKPEPGEQAEVEIEETVVIEEIRKVPKAKAATPEVILVVPAPTVVVVEEEPKKEEEKAGQEEKRASTSSDSHSESEEEAEYRPEAVTVAQIKEEPEEEEVEEAPSKEAPPPEPEAEARRGAADAGEAVPEVKEEEEETAEDEEVPTDEAQNGHPEAQPALVSVAEEEDEPRVNGDVSHAETERVPQVICCSEPPVVKTEMVTISDTFAAQKTEISTKEVPIVHTETKTITYEAAELDGSGEAEPGVLMTAQTITSESLCTTTTTHITKTLKGGLSETRIEKRIVITGDSDIDHDQALAQAIKEAKEQHPDMSVTRVVVHKETELADEAED; the protein is encoded by the exons ATGACGACAGAAGCGGGTTCTGAGACGGAGGTGAAGAAGGAGCCGGAGAAGGCCGAGGAGCAGCCAGCCGTGCCGGAGCAGGAGACCGCGGCCGAGCCAGCCCAGGAGGCGCAGCCGGACCCTCCCGCCGAGGACAAGCCCgacgaggaggagaaggagaaggaggaggaggataagACCTCGCCCGAGAAGAAAAAGGAGAAGGAGCAGTCGACGGGCAAAGGGATCTCCAGGTTCCTCCCCCCATGGCTTAAGAAGCAGAAGTCCCAGAGCCAGGAGGGTCTGAAAGACAGCGCCCCCAAGGAGGAGGTGAAGCCGCCCGAGGGCACGGAGGCACCCGCCGAGGAGGCCCAGCCCgagaaggaggagaagcacTCCATCGGAAGCGCAGACACCCAG CCTGCCAaggaggagaagggagaggaCACTTTGGAGAAGGACACGGAGCAGAAGGAGCCGGAAGAAAGTCAGACCGAAGTgaagaaagaggaggagcagaTTGTTAAGCCGGAGGGAAAAGCAGACAAGTCCCCGCTGAAGCTGACCAAGAAGATGAAGATGGTCGTGTGCCAGGTGACAATGCTGGACGGCACGCAGTTCCCCTGCGAGGTGGAG AAACGGGCGAAGGGCCAGTACCTCTTTTTCAAAGTGTGCGAACATCTCAACCTGCTGGAGAAGGACTACTTCAGCCTGAGCTATAAAGACCCCACCGACCAGAAG TGCTGGCTGGATCCCATGAAGGAGATCAAGCGTCAAATTCGAA aCTCTCCTTGGCAGTTTGCGTTCAATGTCAAATTCTACCCTCCTGATCCCTCCCAGCTGACCGAAGATATTACCAG atATCTCCTGTGCCTTCAGCTCCGCGAGGACATGGCCTCCGGGCGGCTGCCCTGCTCCTTCGTCACCCACGCCTTGCTGGGCTCCTACGCCCTGCAGGCCGAGCTGGGCGACCACGACCCCGACGAGCACCGCCTCGACTACATCAGCGACTTCCAGTTCGCCCCCTCGCAGAccaaggagatggaggagaaggtGGTGGAGCTGCACAAAACTCACAG GGGGCTGACTCCAGCTCAGGCAGATGCCCAGTTCTTAGAAAACGCCAAGAAGCTGTCAATGTACGGAGTGGATCTCCACCATGCCAAG GACTCGGAGGGGGTGGACATCATGCTCGGAGTGTGTGCCAACGGACTCCTGATCTACAAAGACAGACTTCGAATAAACCGCTTCGCCTGGCCCAAAATCCTCAAGATCTCCTACAAACGCAGCAATTTCTACATCAAAATCAGACCGGGAGAG ACGGAACAGTTCGAGAGCACCGTTGGCTTCAAGCTGCCCAACCACCGTGCCGCCAAGAAGGTGTGGAAGGTGTGCGTGGAGCACCACACCTTTTTCAG GTTGATGAGCCCCGAGCAGCCTCCGAAAGCCAAGTTCCTCACCCTGGGCTCCAAGTTCCGCTACAGCGGCCGCACCCAGGCCCAGACGCGCCAGGCCAGCACCCTCATCGACAGGCCGGCCCCCTACTTCGAGCGCACCTCCAGCAAGAGGGTCTCCCGGAGCCTGGACGGAG CCCCCATGGTCAACATGTCCGACCAAGGAGACTCTTTGGTCCCTGGCCTGTCTGTCTCAGCAGCGGACAAGGAGAACGGCCGAGACCCCTCCCTGGAGCTCCCCTCTGACTCAAAG AAAACTCCGCCTAGAACGGACGGCACGCTACCTGACAGCAAAGAGGAGGACAAG AGCGCAGATGACAAACAGAAACCAGAGCCAGGCGAGCAGGCAGAGGTTGAGATAGAAGAGACGGTAGTCATCGAGGAGATCAGGAAAGTCCCCAAGGCCAAGGCGGCGACCCCCGAGGTCATCCTCGTCGTCCCCGCCCCCACCGTCGTCGTCGTGGAGGAGGAGccgaagaaggaggaggagaaagcgggccaggaggagaagagggcCAGCACCTCCTCGGACAGCCACAGCGAGAGCGAGGAAGAGGCGGAGTACCGCCCCGAGGCCGTCACCGTGGCCCAGATCAAAGAAGAACCGGAGGAAGAGGAAGTCGAGGAGGCCCCCAGCAAGGAAGCTCCGCCACCAGAACCCGAGGCAGAAGCCCGGCGCGGCGCGGCAGACGCGGGAGAGGCCGTACCCGAGgtgaaggaagaggaggaagagacgGCAGAGGACGAAGAGGTCCCGACGGACGAAGCTCAGAACGGTCACCCCGAAGCGCAGCCCGCCCTGGTGTCGGTGGCGGAGGAAGAGGACGAGCCCCGGGTTAACGGGGACGTATCTCACGCCGAGACGGAGCGCGTGCCGCAGGTTATTTGCTGCTCCGAG CCCCCTGTGGTGAAGACCGAAATGGTGACTATCTCGGACACCTTCGCCGCTCAGAAAACGGAGATCTCCACAAAGGAGGTCCCCATTGTGCACACGGAGACTAAAACCATCACGTACGAGGCAGCTGAG TTGGACGGTAGTGGGGAAGCTGAGCCTGGTGTTTTGATGACTGCCCAGACCATCACCTCTGAGTCGCTGtgtaccaccaccaccacacacatcaCCAAG ACATTAAAAGGCGGGCTTTCAGAAACGCGGATCGAGAAGCGCATCGTCATCACGGGAGATTCTGATATCGACCACGATCAG
- the epb41l2 gene encoding band 4.1-like protein 2 isoform X5, translating to MTTEAGSETEVKKEPEKAEEQPAVPEQETAAEPAQEAQPDPPAEDKPDEEEKEKEEEDKTSPEKKKEKEQSTGKGISRFLPPWLKKQKSQSQEGLKDSAPKEEVKPPEGTEAPAEEAQPEKEEKHSIGSADTQPAKEEKGEDTLEKDTEQKEPEESQTEVKKEEEQIVKPEGKADKSPLKLTKKMKMVVCQVTMLDGTQFPCEVEKRAKGQYLFFKVCEHLNLLEKDYFSLSYKDPTDQKCWLDPMKEIKRQIRNSPWQFAFNVKFYPPDPSQLTEDITRYLLCLQLREDMASGRLPCSFVTHALLGSYALQAELGDHDPDEHRLDYISDFQFAPSQTKEMEEKVVELHKTHRGLTPAQADAQFLENAKKLSMYGVDLHHAKDSEGVDIMLGVCANGLLIYKDRLRINRFAWPKILKISYKRSNFYIKIRPGETEQFESTVGFKLPNHRAAKKVWKVCVEHHTFFRLMSPEQPPKAKFLTLGSKFRYSGRTQAQTRQASTLIDRPAPYFERTSSKRVSRSLDGAPMVNMSDQGDSLVPGLSVSAADKENGRDPSLELPSDSKSADDKQKPEPGEQAEVEIEETVVIEEIRKVPKAKAATPEVILVVPAPTVVVVEEEPKKEEEKAGQEEKRASTSSDSHSESEEEAEYRPEAVTVAQIKEEPEEEEVEEAPSKEAPPPEPEAEARRGAADAGEAVPEVKEEEEETAEDEEVPTDEAQNGHPEAQPALVSVAEEEDEPRVNGDVSHAETERVPQVICCSEPPVVKTEMVTISDTFAAQKTEISTKEVPIVHTETKTITYEAAELDGSGEAEPGVLMTAQTITSESLCTTTTTHITKTLKGGLSETRIEKRIVITGDSDIDHDQALAQAIKEAKEQHPDMSVTRVVVHKETELADEAED from the exons ATGACGACAGAAGCGGGTTCTGAGACGGAGGTGAAGAAGGAGCCGGAGAAGGCCGAGGAGCAGCCAGCCGTGCCGGAGCAGGAGACCGCGGCCGAGCCAGCCCAGGAGGCGCAGCCGGACCCTCCCGCCGAGGACAAGCCCgacgaggaggagaaggagaaggaggaggaggataagACCTCGCCCGAGAAGAAAAAGGAGAAGGAGCAGTCGACGGGCAAAGGGATCTCCAGGTTCCTCCCCCCATGGCTTAAGAAGCAGAAGTCCCAGAGCCAGGAGGGTCTGAAAGACAGCGCCCCCAAGGAGGAGGTGAAGCCGCCCGAGGGCACGGAGGCACCCGCCGAGGAGGCCCAGCCCgagaaggaggagaagcacTCCATCGGAAGCGCAGACACCCAG CCTGCCAaggaggagaagggagaggaCACTTTGGAGAAGGACACGGAGCAGAAGGAGCCGGAAGAAAGTCAGACCGAAGTgaagaaagaggaggagcagaTTGTTAAGCCGGAGGGAAAAGCAGACAAGTCCCCGCTGAAGCTGACCAAGAAGATGAAGATGGTCGTGTGCCAGGTGACAATGCTGGACGGCACGCAGTTCCCCTGCGAGGTGGAG AAACGGGCGAAGGGCCAGTACCTCTTTTTCAAAGTGTGCGAACATCTCAACCTGCTGGAGAAGGACTACTTCAGCCTGAGCTATAAAGACCCCACCGACCAGAAG TGCTGGCTGGATCCCATGAAGGAGATCAAGCGTCAAATTCGAA aCTCTCCTTGGCAGTTTGCGTTCAATGTCAAATTCTACCCTCCTGATCCCTCCCAGCTGACCGAAGATATTACCAG atATCTCCTGTGCCTTCAGCTCCGCGAGGACATGGCCTCCGGGCGGCTGCCCTGCTCCTTCGTCACCCACGCCTTGCTGGGCTCCTACGCCCTGCAGGCCGAGCTGGGCGACCACGACCCCGACGAGCACCGCCTCGACTACATCAGCGACTTCCAGTTCGCCCCCTCGCAGAccaaggagatggaggagaaggtGGTGGAGCTGCACAAAACTCACAG GGGGCTGACTCCAGCTCAGGCAGATGCCCAGTTCTTAGAAAACGCCAAGAAGCTGTCAATGTACGGAGTGGATCTCCACCATGCCAAG GACTCGGAGGGGGTGGACATCATGCTCGGAGTGTGTGCCAACGGACTCCTGATCTACAAAGACAGACTTCGAATAAACCGCTTCGCCTGGCCCAAAATCCTCAAGATCTCCTACAAACGCAGCAATTTCTACATCAAAATCAGACCGGGAGAG ACGGAACAGTTCGAGAGCACCGTTGGCTTCAAGCTGCCCAACCACCGTGCCGCCAAGAAGGTGTGGAAGGTGTGCGTGGAGCACCACACCTTTTTCAG GTTGATGAGCCCCGAGCAGCCTCCGAAAGCCAAGTTCCTCACCCTGGGCTCCAAGTTCCGCTACAGCGGCCGCACCCAGGCCCAGACGCGCCAGGCCAGCACCCTCATCGACAGGCCGGCCCCCTACTTCGAGCGCACCTCCAGCAAGAGGGTCTCCCGGAGCCTGGACGGAG CCCCCATGGTCAACATGTCCGACCAAGGAGACTCTTTGGTCCCTGGCCTGTCTGTCTCAGCAGCGGACAAGGAGAACGGCCGAGACCCCTCCCTGGAGCTCCCCTCTGACTCAAAG AGCGCAGATGACAAACAGAAACCAGAGCCAGGCGAGCAGGCAGAGGTTGAGATAGAAGAGACGGTAGTCATCGAGGAGATCAGGAAAGTCCCCAAGGCCAAGGCGGCGACCCCCGAGGTCATCCTCGTCGTCCCCGCCCCCACCGTCGTCGTCGTGGAGGAGGAGccgaagaaggaggaggagaaagcgggccaggaggagaagagggcCAGCACCTCCTCGGACAGCCACAGCGAGAGCGAGGAAGAGGCGGAGTACCGCCCCGAGGCCGTCACCGTGGCCCAGATCAAAGAAGAACCGGAGGAAGAGGAAGTCGAGGAGGCCCCCAGCAAGGAAGCTCCGCCACCAGAACCCGAGGCAGAAGCCCGGCGCGGCGCGGCAGACGCGGGAGAGGCCGTACCCGAGgtgaaggaagaggaggaagagacgGCAGAGGACGAAGAGGTCCCGACGGACGAAGCTCAGAACGGTCACCCCGAAGCGCAGCCCGCCCTGGTGTCGGTGGCGGAGGAAGAGGACGAGCCCCGGGTTAACGGGGACGTATCTCACGCCGAGACGGAGCGCGTGCCGCAGGTTATTTGCTGCTCCGAG CCCCCTGTGGTGAAGACCGAAATGGTGACTATCTCGGACACCTTCGCCGCTCAGAAAACGGAGATCTCCACAAAGGAGGTCCCCATTGTGCACACGGAGACTAAAACCATCACGTACGAGGCAGCTGAG TTGGACGGTAGTGGGGAAGCTGAGCCTGGTGTTTTGATGACTGCCCAGACCATCACCTCTGAGTCGCTGtgtaccaccaccaccacacacatcaCCAAG ACATTAAAAGGCGGGCTTTCAGAAACGCGGATCGAGAAGCGCATCGTCATCACGGGAGATTCTGATATCGACCACGATCAG